A window of Macrotis lagotis isolate mMagLag1 chromosome X, bilby.v1.9.chrom.fasta, whole genome shotgun sequence contains these coding sequences:
- the FAM222A gene encoding protein FAM222A, producing the protein MLACLQRTQNPPPQHLPCPNKTLELRKCEPVSSTHSPRYPSPAELDAYAQKVANSPLSIKIFPTNIRVPQHKHLSRTVNGYDTTGQRYSPYPLHASGYQGLLAIVKAAVSSSSSGSAPAAASSSSSSSSSSKGVVKSVEGKRTKLSPAAVQVGIAPYPVSSTLGPGAGPMGYHGGQKPLEGPAPPPNVTVAASVIPLAGRGLALPPSNLPSIQSIIYQVNQQCQAQGSQPACQGVAVTHPSPVKRAVATTPAGFSGMAGSAMAYASAMLPDCRKGAELVVGATPAMALGGLKPAGYPDGSGTGLDYLIWQQKPQQQLRLYSGGSGGGGAVSKSPEVCGGTATATRPYLLSGAAGDKVTSSPLNCVGMHGNFSVGPYFAPPWNSILVTPNSDCYNPGSELAPGARELAVHPAEGLAGLPSKTVCNTSILSSSLQSLEYLINDIHPPCIKEQMLGKGYETVAVPRLLDHQHAHIRLPVYR; encoded by the coding sequence GTGAGCCCGTGAGCTCCACGCATTCCCCACGGTACCCGAGCCCAGCTGAACTGGACGCCTATGCCCAGAAGGTGGCCAATAGCCCCCTCAGCATCAAGATCTTCCCCACCAACATCCGGGTCCCACAGCACAAACACCTTAGCCGCACTGTCAATGGCTACGACACAACGGGTCAGCGCTACAGCCCCTACCCGCTGCACGCCAGCGGCTACCAAGGCCTGTTGGCCATCGTCAAGGCCGCCGTCTCCTCCTCCAGCTCCGGTTCTGCCCCTGctgctgcctcctcctcctcctcttcctcctcttcaagCAAAGGGGTGGTCAAGAGTGTGGAGGGCAAGCGGACGAAGCTGTCACCTGCCGCTGTGCAGGTGGGCATCGCGCCCTACCCCGTGTCGAGCACTTTAGGGCCCGGTGCAGGCCCCATGGGCTACCACGGAGGGCAGAAGCCTCTGGAGGGGCCCGCCCCACCCCCCAACGTCACGGTGGCTGCCTCGGTCATCCCTCTGGCTGGCCGTGGGTTGGCACTGCCACCCTCTAACCTGCCCTCCATTCAGAGTATCATCTACCAGGTCAACCAGCAGTGCCAGGCCCAGGGCTCCCAGCCAGCCTGCCAGGGGGTAGCGGTCACTCACCCCAGCCCAGTCAAGCGCGCTGTGGCCACCACCCCGGCCGGCTTCTCGGGCATGGCCGGGTCCGCCATGGCCTACGCCAGCGCCATGCTGCCCGACTGCCGCAAGGGAGCCGAGCTGGTGGTGGGGGCCACGCCGGCCATGGCCCTGGGGGGCCTCAAGCCTGCCGGCTACCCGGACGGCAGCGGGACCGGCCTGGACTATTTAATCTGGCAGCAAAAGCCGCAGCAGCAACTTCGACTGTACAGTGGGGGCagcggcgggggaggggcggtGAGCAAGTCCCCCGAGGTGTGCGGGGGCACGGCCACTGCCACCCGTCCCTACCTCCTGAGTGGGGCAGCGGGGGACAAAGTGACCTCCTCCCCCTTGAACTGTGTGGGCATGCATGGCAACTTCTCCGTGGGCCCCTACTTTGCCCCCCCTTGGAACAGCATCCTGGTCACCCCCAACAGCGACTGTTACAACCCTGGGTCAGAACTGGCTCCGGGGGCTCGGGAGCTGGCAGTTCACCCGGCGGAGGGGCTGGCGGGCCTCCCCAGCAAGACGGTCTGCAACACGTCCATCCTGAGCAGCAGCCTCCAGTCCCTGGAGTACCTCATCAACGACATCCACCCGCCCTGCATCAAAGAGCAGATGCTGGGCAAAGGCTACGAGACGGTGGCGGTCCCCCGGCTCCTGGACCACCAGCACGCCCACATCCGCCTGCCCGTCTACAGATAA